Within the Thermosynechococcus sichuanensis E542 genome, the region AAGCCATATGAAAGTCAGATCATATCTTCTATTTACAGATGGCGCTTTAGTGATTATGTGACGTTACAACAAGAATACATAGAGCATCTTAAGTTTTGGTATTGGTATTTAGTTGAGAATAAGATTAACCTATATATAGACCTTGTGCCTCATGAGATTTATACAGGTGTTATTTACTATTTATCTAAAATTCTGAATATAAAAACCATATTAATACATCCATCTCCTGTTTATGGCTCTTTTATATTGATGGAAGATTGGCGTGAATCATCAAAGGAAACTCAGCAGCTGTACCTAAATATTAAAAACCCAAATATGGATTTGAACTATAATTTTGTTAATTTTGAAAGTGAAAAACCGAATTACTGGAATCCTATCTTTACTGATTTTCTGAAAAAACAAGAGTTAGAAGAATATCCTGTATATATGAAAGGTAAAATTTCAAAAAACAAGAAAATAAACAATCGATTTATCCTAAAGATTAACAAACCTTCGCTAGAAAAAATTGCCAAAATCACAGAATGGTTATTCATGAAAACTTATAATCTTTCTAGGAAAACGAACCGAATTCTTCATCCTATAGTAAACTTTGTTTTTTCAAATTATCTAGAAAGTATTTCAGTTGATTCTATAAATAATGAAGAGAAATATATTTACTTTCCTCTGCATTATCAACCAGAGTGTACAACGTCACCTCTTGGAGATGTTTTTGAAAATCAGTTAATTGCTATTGAGTGGATAATTTGCTCAAAACCAAAAGATGTGCTTTTGTACGTCAGAGAGCATCCTGCTCAAAATTTTGATACTAACACAATCCGATACAAATCGCTTAAAGTATATAAAAGGATTGCTTCTATGCATGAGGTTAAGTTTATATCGAGAAACATAAGTACATTTGAGTTAATTCGTAAAAGCTGTGCAGTAGCAACAATAACAGGTACTGTAGGACTTGAAGCTATTTACAAAGAGAAGCCTGTTTTAATGTTTGGTTATCACGTTCATCAATATGCGCCTGGCGTATTCCCAATAAGAACTTTAGATGATTGTAGCCTAGCAATGGAAAAGATATTTAAAGAGGGGTTCAAGCCTAGTAAAAGAGATGTATTCTTCTTCTTAGCAGCGTTACAAGAAACATCTGTACCGGTAAACTATTTTTCTGAGAAAGAAATGAATGATATTAAGAAAACTAATAAATTCTCGGATTTCCTATATGCCTTTATTAAAAAATTAGAAATCTGTAATAGCAATTCTAGTTGATGAATCAAAATGAAAGTAGAATAGCCATTTTTAGTTTCGCTACACCTTCAAGGAGCATTTTAGTGGCAAACGCATGCATTTCTCTTACTCACTAATTAGAAGCATAGCATCGAAACTACTTTCTAGAAGTCTAGTATGTAACCTTCTATGAAATCCCTAATACCTAGCTTAGTTTTGAAAGAGCTTCATCCCAATGAAATAGCTTGGCTTGAAAGTACTTTTTGTCGGTTTAATAATCAATACCCATCCTTAGAAGAGTTATGGAAATTGATGGATGAAGTATGGGATCAACTAAACTGTGATCCGGAAATTTTTGATAATAGAATAACAAGGTTTTATAATCACCCTATCTGGCTTCTTAACGGTCTATTTATTGAGCATCATGAAATTAGTTTGATGTATAGAAGAATTTTTACAAAATGGATTGTCAAACATTCCCCCCAACGTGTAGCAGATTATGGTGGTGGTTTTGGAACACTAGCACGGATGATTGGTCAAGCATTACCTAGCACAATGGTGGAGGTAATTGAGCCTTATCCCCATCCAGCGGCAGTTGCCTTAGCTGCTCAAACTGCAAACGTCCGATACTGCCAAGACTTAAACGGAAGTTATGATGTTATTATTGCAACTGATGTTTTTGAGCATGTATCTGATCCACTAGGGTTGGTTTTTCAAACTGCTCAGCATCTTAAGCCTGCTGGATATTATTTGATCGCTAATTGTTTTTATCCTGTAATCCGTTGTCACCTGCCTCAAACTTTTCACTTTCGATTTACATGGAATACTATTCTTGAAAATATGGGACTGATTCCGATAGAGCCAGTTGCTTATGGTCATGCTTTTCAGCGAAATAATGAGTTATCTTTAAGTAATGCAAGGAAATTAGAAAAAGAATCTATAAGACTTTTTAGCTTTAGTAAGAACCTTCCTAACTTCGTTAATAAATTTCTATGGACACTATATTTAAAAATGAAATTAGAAAATGACAATAGTGTTGAATGTTAAGATTTTAAGACTTGGTACCCAAATATGCATTGGATGTGTTGATACAAAATTCTCTTGCCTGTTGGCATCATTGTTATTAATACTGGGATTTAGTTGCAAGAAAGAATGAATATTTAATTCTTCTCTTAAGTATTGTGTCGAGATGCAACACCATTGAGAAAATGAATTAAATAGTTAACTTTTGTAGAGGAGAGAATGATAAAAAGTATCCACCTTAATACTTTAGATATAGGCGGAGCTGCAAAGGCTGCTTTAAGAATTTGTCAATCTCTCCGAAGTATTAACTGTAATGCCTCGATGGTTGTTGCTGCCTCTCAAATCAGAGAGCCTTATATCTTTTCTGATAGGAATCTACCTAATCGTATCAAGTATAGACTATTTAATGACTTTTCTAAAATTTTTATCAAACTATCTGGCTTCAGAACAGAAAACAAAATTCTTCATAGCCCTAATCTATTTTCCTGTTATTCCGCAGCATTTCTACAGTCATTAACGCCTGATATTATCCATCTTCACTGGATTGCAGCAAATCTGTTAAGCATTGAGGAAGTTGCTAAATTAAGACAACCAATTGTTTGGACACTCCATGATATGTGGGCGTTCTGTGGTGCAGAACATTATACAGAGGATTTTCGTTGGAAAGATGGCTATTATCCCCATAACCGCCCTTCCTACGAGAAGGGTTTTGATCTGAATCGCTGGATATGGGAGCGTAAGCGTAAGTATTGGCAGAAACCGATGTATATTGTTGCACCTAGTCAGTGGCTTGGTGAATGTGTTCAGCAAAGTGCTCTGATGAGAAACTGGCCTGTCAGTGTGATTCCAAATCCGATTAACACTGAACAGTGGCAGCCATATGACAAGAAGCAAATACGTCAGGAGCTTGATTTGCCAGTAGAGATGCCTCTTGTCCTTTTTGGGGCAATGGGTGGTGGCAAAGA harbors:
- a CDS encoding glycosyltransferase family 4 protein; amino-acid sequence: MIKSIHLNTLDIGGAAKAALRICQSLRSINCNASMVVAASQIREPYIFSDRNLPNRIKYRLFNDFSKIFIKLSGFRTENKILHSPNLFSCYSAAFLQSLTPDIIHLHWIAANLLSIEEVAKLRQPIVWTLHDMWAFCGAEHYTEDFRWKDGYYPHNRPSYEKGFDLNRWIWERKRKYWQKPMYIVAPSQWLGECVQQSALMRNWPVSVIPNPINTEQWQPYDKKQIRQELDLPVEMPLVLFGAMGGGKDPRKGFDLLKKALGYLKNENQQLQLVIFGEAQPHQVQDFGFPVRYTGHVKDESYLCKLYSAADVMIVPSRQDNLPNTAVEAISCGTPVVAFQVGGLPDIVVHQKTGYLAHPFEPIDLAYGIQWVLEDPQRHIQLCAQARAHAVEKFAYPVVAKQYLALYEEVLERHRQEQSPER
- a CDS encoding class I SAM-dependent methyltransferase, giving the protein MKSLIPSLVLKELHPNEIAWLESTFCRFNNQYPSLEELWKLMDEVWDQLNCDPEIFDNRITRFYNHPIWLLNGLFIEHHEISLMYRRIFTKWIVKHSPQRVADYGGGFGTLARMIGQALPSTMVEVIEPYPHPAAVALAAQTANVRYCQDLNGSYDVIIATDVFEHVSDPLGLVFQTAQHLKPAGYYLIANCFYPVIRCHLPQTFHFRFTWNTILENMGLIPIEPVAYGHAFQRNNELSLSNARKLEKESIRLFSFSKNLPNFVNKFLWTLYLKMKLENDNSVEC
- a CDS encoding capsular polysaccharide export protein, LipB/KpsS family, giving the protein MSKYNINILHFTAVIENKYKKTKNINAELNDLNVNLISHEKAIRCDYSDYAKGLLIPLNIDIFNQMKPYESQIISSIYRWRFSDYVTLQQEYIEHLKFWYWYLVENKINLYIDLVPHEIYTGVIYYLSKILNIKTILIHPSPVYGSFILMEDWRESSKETQQLYLNIKNPNMDLNYNFVNFESEKPNYWNPIFTDFLKKQELEEYPVYMKGKISKNKKINNRFILKINKPSLEKIAKITEWLFMKTYNLSRKTNRILHPIVNFVFSNYLESISVDSINNEEKYIYFPLHYQPECTTSPLGDVFENQLIAIEWIICSKPKDVLLYVREHPAQNFDTNTIRYKSLKVYKRIASMHEVKFISRNISTFELIRKSCAVATITGTVGLEAIYKEKPVLMFGYHVHQYAPGVFPIRTLDDCSLAMEKIFKEGFKPSKRDVFFFLAALQETSVPVNYFSEKEMNDIKKTNKFSDFLYAFIKKLEICNSNSS